One window of Nymphaea colorata isolate Beijing-Zhang1983 chromosome 11, ASM883128v2, whole genome shotgun sequence genomic DNA carries:
- the LOC116264730 gene encoding glutamate--tRNA ligase, cytoplasmic, translating into MALKLSFAADNPPLSVIAAAGVAGVPLEVDPSLPSGALPELCNSSGSKWQGVAELLRRVGQVAALPNFYPCDAVEVEQIEKWLEYAPSLSSGAEFENACECVDTYLLKRTFLVGYSLSVADIAIWSGLAGTGQRWDSLRKSKKYQNLVRWYNSIALEYASVLNELTETYVGKRGLGKPKSAKPKEKEENTTNAENSDREKSMCPFDVELPGAEVGKVVLRFAPEPSGYLHIGHSKAALLNQYFAQKYQGRLILRFDDTNPAKESNEFVENILADVETLGIKYEKVTYTSDYFPNLMEMAEKMIISGKAYVDDTPREQMQKERMDGIESKCRNNSIETNLALWKEMIAGTERGLQCCLRGKLDMQALNKSLRDPVYYRSNPIAHHRIGKMYKVYPTYDFACPFVDVHEGVTHALRSSEYHDRNEQYYRILEDMGVRKVQIYEFSRLNLVYTLLSKRKLLWFVEHGKVDGWDDPRFPTVQGMVRRGLTVEALLQFILSQGASKNLNLMEWDKLWTINKKLVDPVCPRHTAVVEEGRVLLTLTNGPETPFVRILPRHKKYEGAGQKATTYTKRIWVEKADASAMSAGEEVTLMDWGNAIINEIQKDQDENVTLMTGVLHLEGSVKTTKLKLTWLPETTELVNLSLVDLDYLITKKKLEEGEDFLDVLNPCTKRETPALGDSNMRNLKRGEILQLERKGYYRCDAPYVRPSKPIVLIAIPDGRQQAPLSLCKDLNNLQIH; encoded by the exons ATGGCATTGAAATTATCATTTGCAGCGGATAATCCGCCCCTCTCTGTAATCGCAGCAGCTGGAGTTGCTGGTGTCCCACTCGAGGTCGATCCTTCTCTTCCATCTGGGGCGTTGCCCGAGTTATGCAATTCCTCTGG ATCAAAGTGGCAGGGAGTGGCCGAGCTTCTTCGCCGAGTTGGGCAAGTAGCTGCGTTACCAAATTTCTATCCATGTGATGCAGTTGAGGTTGAACAG attgAGAAATGGCTGGAGTACGCACCTAGTCTTTCGTCGGGAGCAGAGTTTGAGAATGCGTGTGAATGTGTGGACACTTATCTTTTGAAGCGgactttcttggtaggttaTAGCTTGTCAGTTGCAGACATAGCCATTTGGTCAGGTCTTGCAG GCACTGGTCAAAGATGGGATAGTTTGAGAAAGTCCAAGAAATATCAGAATCTGGTTCGCTGGTATAACTCCATAGCATTAGAATATGCTTCTGTTTTAAACGAGCTTACCGAGACATATGTTGGCAAAAGAGGCTTAGGCAAACCAAAATCTGCAAAaccaaaggaaaaggaggagaatACTACAAATGCAGAAAATAGTGACAGGGAGAAGTCCATGTGCCCTTTTGATGTGGAACTTCCTGGTGCAGAAGTTGGAAAGGTTGTCTTACGATTTGCCCCAGAGCCTAGTGGTTACCTTCACATTGGCCATTCCAAGGCTGCACTTCTGAATCAATACTTTGCTCAAAAGTACCAAGGGAGGCTAATTCTGCGTTTTGATGATACAAATCCTGCTAAAGAGAGCAATGAGTTTGTGGAGAATATCTTGGCAGATGTCGAGACGTTGGGGATCAAATATGAAAAGGTGACTTATACTTCTGATTACTTCCCAAATTTGATGGAAATGGCTGAGAAGATGATAATCAGTGGAAAAGCATATGTTGATGATACACCAAGGGAACAAATGCAGAAAGAGAGAATGGATGGCATTGAATCAAAATGCAGAAACAACAGTATCGAAACTAATTTGGCATTGTGGAAAGAAATGATAGCTGGGACAGAGAGGGGTCTGCAATGCTGTTTGCGTGGTAAACTGGACATGCAGGCACTAAATAAATCCCTTCGAGATCCAGTTTACTACCGCTCCAATCCTATTGCTCATCATCGCATAGGGAAAATGTATAAAGTGTACCCAACATATGACTTTGCCTGCCCTTTTGTTGATGTACATGAAGGCGTAACACATGCACTCCGTTCAAGTGAATATCATGATCGAAATGAGCAATACTACAGGATTTTAGAGGACATGGGAGTGCGGAAAGTGCAGATTTATGAGTTCAGCCGGTTGAATCTTGTTTATACTCTTTTGAGCAAACGTAAACTTTTGTGGTTTGTTGAGCATGGGAAAGTTGATGGCTGGGATGATCCTAGGTTCCCCACTGTGCAAGGAATGGTTCGCAGGGGTTTAACAGTTGAGGCTCTTCTCCAGTTCATCCTTTCGCAG GGTGCTTCAAAAAATCTCAACCTCATGGAGTGGGACAAATTGTGGACTATCAACAAGAAATTAGTTGATCCAGTATGCCCAAGGCATACTGCTGTTGTTGAAGAAGGACGGGTACTATTGACTTTAACTAATGGTCCTGAGACGCCATTTGTTCGAATCTTACCTCGGCATAAGAAATATGAGGGTGCTGGACAAAAAGCTACCACATATACAAAGCGGATTTGGGTAGAAAAAGCTGATGCTTCTGCTATGTCTGCAGGAGAGGAAGTAACTTTGATGGACTGGGGAAATGCCATTATAAATGAAATCCAGAAAGATCAGGATGAAAATGTCACCCTCATGACAGGAGTTTTGCATCTCGAGGGATCTgttaaaacaacaaaattgaaacttaCATGGTTGCCTGAGACAACAGAACTGGTCAATCTTTCTTTGGTTGATCTTGATTACCTGATCACAAAGAAAAAG TTGGAAGAAGGGGAGGACTTCCTTGATGTGCTTAACCCCTGCACGAAGCGGGAGACACCAGCTCTTGGCGACTCTAATATGCGGAACTTGAAACGCGGGGAGATACTGCAGCTCGAAAGAAAAGGCTATTACCGGTGCGATGCTCCTTATGTTAGGCCTTCAAAGCCAATAGTTCTGATTGCCATCCCAGATGGCAGGCAGCAGGCACCGTTGAGTTTATGCAAGGACCTCAACAACCTGCAGATCCATTAA